Proteins encoded in a region of the Nitrospirota bacterium genome:
- the folE gene encoding GTP cyclohydrolase I FolE, translated as MAKQGVRRKSGRPIEDVNGSGKPADLDVLQSLVTEMLLALGEKPGRNGLMKTPERVAKALAFMTQGYQRNIDQLLNGALFPIEYDEMVIVKDIDFFSMCEHHLLPFFGKVHVGYLPNKKVVGLSKIPRIVDTFARRLQVQERLTVQIAETLKTKLNAHGVGVVVEARHLCMMMRGVEKQNTVAVSSSMLGAFRTQPQTRIEFLKLIRRSNVGDSD; from the coding sequence ATGGCTAAGCAGGGAGTCAGGCGGAAGAGTGGGCGTCCGATTGAAGACGTCAACGGAAGTGGGAAACCGGCCGATCTGGACGTGCTGCAATCTCTCGTCACCGAGATGTTGCTTGCCCTCGGCGAAAAGCCCGGCCGCAACGGCCTCATGAAGACCCCAGAGCGCGTGGCTAAGGCATTAGCCTTCATGACTCAGGGGTACCAGCGGAATATCGACCAACTCTTAAACGGCGCGCTGTTCCCGATCGAGTACGACGAGATGGTCATCGTGAAGGACATCGATTTCTTCAGCATGTGCGAGCACCATTTGCTTCCGTTCTTCGGCAAGGTCCATGTGGGCTATCTGCCCAATAAGAAGGTGGTGGGGCTGAGCAAGATTCCGCGCATCGTGGATACCTTCGCGCGCCGGTTGCAGGTCCAAGAGCGGCTGACCGTACAGATCGCCGAAACCCTCAAGACCAAGCTCAACGCCCATGGAGTCGGCGTGGTCGTTGAAGCGCGGCACCTCTGCATGATGATGCGGGGCGTCGAAAAGCAGAACACGGTCGCGGTCAGCAGTTCGATGCTGGGCGCCTTCCGTACACAGCCGCAAACCAGGATAGAGTTTCTCAAGTTGATACGTCGGAGCAACGTCGGCGACTCCGACTAA
- a CDS encoding 2Fe-2S iron-sulfur cluster-binding protein: protein MPRVTFLHPDGKSGEVPENTSLLDASKVLGFTLNNDCGGNASCTTCRVEVQMGAENLSEIDFDEQDLLDREALSEPWHRLGCQAKVLGDVVVLVPEGKWVAPTTTQVESQGIEIR, encoded by the coding sequence ATGCCGCGCGTGACATTTCTCCATCCTGATGGCAAGAGCGGAGAAGTTCCGGAGAATACGTCCCTCTTGGACGCGTCGAAGGTTCTCGGGTTTACGTTGAATAACGATTGTGGTGGGAATGCCTCCTGCACCACCTGTCGGGTTGAAGTGCAGATGGGCGCCGAGAATCTGTCGGAGATCGACTTCGATGAACAGGATCTTCTCGATCGGGAGGCGCTCAGTGAACCGTGGCATCGGCTTGGATGCCAAGCCAAAGTGCTCGGAGACGTGGTGGTTCTGGTCCCAGAGGGTAAGTGGGTTGCACCCACGACGACGCAAGTAGAGTCGCAGGGTATTGAAATTCGGTAA
- the erpA gene encoding iron-sulfur cluster insertion protein ErpA produces MVTITAIAEQKIKELMIEEKDIVGLRVYVKGGGCHGYQYGMAFESKMGDDDTVVEKGDVKVIMDSQSAPLLQGAEVDYVDSLQGSGFSIKNPQAKTTCGCGSSFSA; encoded by the coding sequence ATGGTTACGATTACGGCGATTGCAGAGCAGAAGATCAAGGAATTGATGATTGAAGAGAAGGATATCGTCGGCTTGCGCGTCTACGTGAAGGGCGGCGGTTGCCACGGGTATCAATATGGGATGGCGTTCGAGTCCAAGATGGGCGATGACGACACGGTGGTTGAGAAGGGTGACGTCAAGGTCATCATGGATTCGCAGAGCGCGCCATTGTTGCAGGGAGCTGAAGTCGATTACGTGGACAGCCTCCAAGGGTCCGGGTTCTCGATCAAGAATCCACAAGCGAAGACGACCTGCGGCTGCGGCAGCTCTTTCAGCGCCTAA
- a CDS encoding adenylosuccinate synthase, with translation MGNLVVIGAQWGDEGKGKIVDILARDVDAVVRYQGGSNAGHTVINDQGTFVFHLIPSGILYRGTLCAIGNGVVVDPASLIEEMDHLETQGVKIGNNFVVSQRAHLILPYHKAIDKAAEQSKGSRRIGTTGRGIGPSYADKISRIGIRMGDLLNPKAFRTKLEENLVEVNWFVEKLYKMERFEVDKIFQQYMGYADRLKSHIVDTVMLVNKMVDAKKTVLFEGAQGTHLDVDFGTYPFVTSSSSTAGGASTGTGVGPTKIDAVLGIVKAYTTRVGSGPFPTELTDEVGMGLQARGKEFGSTTGRARRCGWFDGVVMRYATKVNGLTSLAVTKLDVLDGCKELKVCTGYRYQGKLYRDMPSDLQALTDCEPVYKTFKGWTGATTGATTYKQLPAEAKRYLQYLEEIAECPIDIISTGSNRSETIVLRNPLKTRPRAR, from the coding sequence ATGGGCAATCTCGTAGTCATCGGGGCGCAGTGGGGCGACGAAGGCAAGGGCAAGATTGTGGATATCTTGGCTCGCGACGTCGATGCGGTGGTGCGTTATCAGGGTGGGTCCAACGCGGGGCACACCGTGATCAATGACCAGGGCACCTTCGTGTTTCACCTCATCCCCTCCGGCATTCTCTATCGCGGAACGCTGTGCGCCATCGGAAATGGCGTTGTCGTGGATCCTGCCTCATTAATCGAGGAGATGGACCATCTCGAGACGCAAGGGGTGAAGATCGGCAATAACTTTGTCGTCAGCCAGCGCGCCCATCTCATTCTCCCGTACCACAAGGCCATCGATAAAGCAGCTGAACAGTCGAAGGGCTCACGCCGAATTGGCACGACGGGTCGCGGGATCGGCCCTTCCTACGCCGATAAGATCTCGCGGATCGGCATCCGAATGGGCGATCTGCTCAATCCGAAAGCCTTTCGAACCAAACTCGAAGAGAACCTCGTTGAGGTCAATTGGTTTGTCGAGAAGCTCTACAAGATGGAACGGTTCGAGGTCGACAAGATATTCCAGCAATATATGGGCTATGCCGATCGGCTGAAGAGCCATATCGTCGATACCGTGATGCTTGTCAATAAGATGGTCGACGCGAAGAAGACCGTCCTGTTCGAAGGGGCGCAAGGCACGCATTTGGATGTGGACTTCGGCACCTATCCATTCGTCACCTCCTCCAGTTCAACGGCCGGCGGTGCCTCGACCGGAACCGGCGTGGGCCCGACGAAGATCGATGCGGTGCTCGGCATCGTCAAGGCCTACACTACTCGTGTCGGCAGCGGGCCGTTTCCGACGGAACTCACCGATGAAGTGGGCATGGGGCTCCAGGCCCGAGGCAAGGAATTCGGTTCGACGACCGGACGTGCGCGCCGCTGCGGCTGGTTCGACGGCGTCGTTATGCGGTATGCCACCAAAGTGAACGGACTCACGTCCCTTGCCGTGACCAAGCTGGACGTGCTCGACGGCTGCAAGGAGCTCAAAGTCTGTACCGGCTATCGTTATCAGGGAAAACTCTACCGGGACATGCCCTCCGACCTTCAAGCCCTGACCGACTGCGAGCCGGTCTATAAGACCTTCAAGGGGTGGACCGGAGCCACGACCGGCGCGACCACCTATAAACAGCTTCCCGCAGAAGCGAAGCGCTATCTCCAGTATCTCGAAGAAATCGCCGAATGTCCGATCGACATCATCTCGACCGGCTCGAATCGCAGTGAAACCATCGTGCTCCGCAACCCCCTCAAGACCCGCCCACGTGCGCGGTAA
- the mdh gene encoding malate dehydrogenase, giving the protein MGRPKITVVGAGNVGGTTAQRLAEKNEYEVVLVDIVEGVPQGKALDISQAGPVCGYSTCVVGTNGYDETAGSAVAVITSGIPRKPGMSRDELLTTNAKIVKSVVKELVSRSPNVILILITNPLDAMVHVARLVSGLPKSRVLGMAGVLDSARMRAFIAAELNVPGPDVQAMVLGGHGDTMVPLARYTTVKGKPVSDMMSKERLDAIVKRTREGGAEIVGLLKTGSAFYAPSASAVDMVEAIMKDQKRVLPCAVLCEGEYGLKDVVVGVPVKLGRGGAEQVVEYELTAEEQAGLANSAHAVRELCATVDRLMA; this is encoded by the coding sequence ATGGGGAGACCGAAGATTACGGTGGTGGGTGCGGGGAACGTCGGAGGCACGACGGCGCAACGGCTGGCAGAGAAGAACGAGTACGAGGTCGTACTCGTGGATATTGTCGAGGGGGTTCCGCAGGGGAAGGCGCTCGATATCTCACAGGCCGGTCCCGTCTGCGGCTATAGCACCTGCGTGGTAGGCACCAACGGCTACGATGAAACGGCCGGCTCAGCCGTGGCGGTGATCACGTCTGGTATTCCCCGCAAGCCGGGGATGAGCCGTGACGAGCTCTTGACCACGAACGCCAAGATCGTGAAGTCGGTTGTCAAAGAATTGGTGTCTCGATCGCCGAACGTCATCCTGATTCTCATCACGAACCCGTTGGATGCGATGGTCCATGTGGCGAGGCTGGTCAGTGGTTTGCCAAAATCCAGGGTCTTGGGGATGGCGGGCGTGCTCGACTCTGCCCGCATGCGCGCGTTCATCGCGGCCGAATTGAATGTGCCCGGGCCCGACGTGCAGGCCATGGTCTTGGGGGGACATGGCGACACGATGGTACCGCTGGCTCGTTATACGACGGTGAAGGGGAAACCCGTTTCTGACATGATGTCGAAGGAACGGTTGGATGCGATCGTCAAGCGGACACGCGAAGGCGGAGCCGAAATCGTAGGTCTCTTGAAGACCGGCAGTGCGTTCTATGCCCCATCGGCCTCGGCGGTCGATATGGTCGAGGCGATCATGAAGGACCAGAAGCGGGTATTGCCCTGTGCCGTGCTCTGCGAGGGCGAGTATGGATTGAAGGATGTGGTGGTGGGGGTTCCGGTCAAGCTGGGCCGAGGCGGGGCGGAACAGGTGGTCGAATATGAATTGACGGCAGAGGAGCAGGCGGGGTTGGCGAATTCGGCTCATGCCGTGCGCGAGCTCTGCGCGACAGTCGATCGGTTGATGGCCTAA
- a CDS encoding urate hydroxylase PuuD, producing MKFLEDAFQTAGVGFVLAVVLIAVFLGVTGIGAGEVDWVGMIFRWIHFIAGITWIGILYFFNFVNGGFLKSLDGPTKNIVIPKLMPPALNYFRHGATVTVLAGIALYGYLYAKGGTGAIALGIGGTLGIIMMINVHAIIWPAQKKIIAAVTAAAQGTPAPAEMAQWGRTALLASRVNVLLSIPMLFFMGAGSHFK from the coding sequence ATGAAATTTCTTGAAGATGCGTTTCAGACAGCGGGGGTAGGCTTTGTCCTTGCAGTTGTATTGATTGCGGTGTTTTTGGGCGTTACGGGCATCGGTGCCGGTGAGGTGGATTGGGTTGGGATGATCTTCCGATGGATTCACTTCATCGCGGGGATTACCTGGATCGGTATTCTCTACTTTTTCAACTTCGTGAACGGAGGCTTTCTCAAGAGCCTCGATGGTCCCACGAAAAATATCGTCATTCCCAAACTGATGCCCCCCGCGCTCAACTATTTCAGACATGGGGCGACCGTCACGGTGCTCGCCGGGATTGCGCTGTATGGTTACCTGTATGCCAAAGGGGGAACCGGCGCGATTGCGCTGGGAATCGGCGGGACCTTGGGCATTATCATGATGATCAACGTCCATGCGATTATTTGGCCGGCTCAAAAGAAGATCATTGCCGCGGTGACGGCCGCAGCCCAGGGAACTCCTGCGCCGGCAGAAATGGCTCAATGGGGCCGGACCGCGCTCCTGGCTTCACGGGTCAACGTGCTCTTGTCGATTCCCATGTTGTTTTTCATGGGAGCCGGCAGCCACTTCAAGTAA
- a CDS encoding 6-carboxytetrahydropterin synthase, which yields MAQASVTRRYRFCAAHRLHTDQLSPAENVAAFGKCNNANGHGHNYVVLVTVNSTVPTATNTGVDLDQLDRTVADKVITRFDHQDLNQDPEFADLTTTGENLVLLIWDLLLKHLPNGQLEKVGLIETRDNYFEYAGSATHAPVLREGRNG from the coding sequence ATGGCACAGGCGAGTGTGACAAGGCGGTATCGGTTTTGCGCGGCACATCGGCTGCATACGGATCAATTATCCCCCGCTGAAAATGTGGCGGCATTTGGAAAGTGTAATAATGCCAATGGGCATGGCCATAACTATGTCGTCTTGGTGACCGTCAACAGTACGGTCCCGACCGCGACGAATACAGGAGTGGACCTTGATCAGCTGGATCGGACCGTGGCCGACAAGGTGATTACGCGATTCGACCATCAGGATCTCAACCAAGATCCTGAGTTTGCCGATCTCACCACGACGGGAGAAAACCTGGTGTTACTGATCTGGGACCTTCTCCTGAAGCACCTGCCCAACGGGCAGTTGGAAAAGGTCGGGCTCATCGAAACGCGCGACAATTACTTCGAGTATGCGGGGTCGGCAACACATGCCCCGGTGCTCAGAGAGGGACGAAATGGCTAA
- the nuoF gene encoding NADH-quinone oxidoreductase subunit NuoF, with the protein MTTATDPRVLQTLDGDPWDIDAYLKIGGYEAWKKCVKELSPTDIVNELKKAGLRGRGGAGFPTGIKWEKVLNHRVKEHYFVCNAGEHEPGTFKDRHLLKLAPHQLIEGCLIGAYTVQAKAAFIYVNHEYHEERENLKKALAQAKERGFLGKNAMGSGMDIDLQVFEGHGSYVAGEETAMLESMQGRPAMPRQKPPFYPTDFGLYGKPTLVNNVETLCNIPRIIHKGAAWFTEVGTEKCPGTMMFSLSGAVNRPGVYERPMGITIRELIDTCGGGVPGGRKIKAVFPGGPAFSMVTADQLDLTMDFDSLKKAGTGLGSAGMIVVDDATCMVAKTLHFSNFFKGESCGQCPPCRMGTINLAALMTKIEQGEGTQKDLDSLLQLCGFVKGTGYCTLVTGAAVLVQSSMKLFRHEFEEHIRLQRCPYQPVAAGATAH; encoded by the coding sequence ATGACGACTGCGACTGACCCGCGAGTTCTCCAAACGCTTGACGGCGACCCATGGGATATCGATGCCTACTTGAAGATCGGGGGCTACGAGGCCTGGAAGAAGTGCGTCAAAGAGCTGAGTCCGACCGATATCGTCAATGAACTGAAGAAAGCCGGGCTCCGTGGCCGAGGAGGCGCGGGCTTTCCCACCGGCATCAAGTGGGAAAAGGTCCTCAACCACCGGGTCAAAGAACATTACTTCGTCTGTAATGCGGGCGAACATGAGCCGGGTACATTTAAAGACCGTCATCTCCTCAAGTTAGCGCCACACCAGCTCATCGAAGGCTGCCTCATCGGGGCCTATACGGTGCAAGCCAAGGCGGCGTTTATCTATGTGAATCACGAGTACCACGAAGAACGCGAGAATTTGAAGAAAGCGTTGGCTCAGGCGAAGGAACGAGGGTTCCTGGGCAAGAATGCCATGGGCAGTGGGATGGATATCGATCTGCAAGTGTTCGAGGGCCATGGAAGTTATGTGGCTGGTGAAGAAACAGCGATGCTCGAATCGATGCAGGGGCGGCCGGCGATGCCGAGGCAGAAGCCCCCGTTCTACCCAACGGACTTCGGGCTCTACGGGAAGCCGACCCTGGTCAATAATGTCGAAACGTTGTGCAACATTCCACGGATCATCCATAAAGGCGCAGCCTGGTTTACGGAGGTCGGCACGGAGAAATGTCCCGGCACGATGATGTTCTCTCTCAGTGGCGCCGTGAATCGGCCTGGCGTGTACGAGAGGCCGATGGGGATCACGATCCGGGAACTCATTGATACCTGCGGCGGCGGCGTGCCTGGTGGACGCAAGATCAAGGCTGTGTTCCCCGGTGGACCGGCCTTTTCGATGGTCACGGCCGATCAGCTCGATCTGACAATGGATTTCGATTCGCTCAAGAAAGCCGGCACCGGACTCGGGTCAGCCGGCATGATTGTGGTCGATGATGCCACCTGTATGGTGGCGAAGACGCTGCATTTTTCGAACTTTTTCAAAGGCGAGAGTTGCGGACAATGCCCACCCTGTCGAATGGGGACCATTAATCTTGCTGCACTGATGACCAAGATCGAGCAGGGAGAGGGGACGCAGAAAGACTTGGATAGCCTCCTTCAGCTTTGCGGGTTTGTGAAGGGGACGGGTTATTGCACGCTGGTCACGGGGGCTGCGGTGTTGGTGCAGAGCAGCATGAAACTGTTCCGTCACGAATTCGAGGAACATATCCGGTTGCAGCGCTGCCCCTATCAGCCGGTGGCGGCTGGTGCAACGGCGCATTGA
- a CDS encoding zinc metallopeptidase: MQDLQGYQPLAERTELVRVAQGAEKVGVVLMMEIPIAASLAKSPAAGLLVMVAGLATVGISTLVGLVTLPVEWDASFRRALPVFRQGNYLSPEYER; encoded by the coding sequence ATGCAAGATCTCCAGGGCTACCAGCCGCTCGCGGAACGGACGGAGCTCGTGCGGGTCGCGCAGGGGGCGGAGAAGGTCGGGGTGGTCCTGATGATGGAGATTCCGATCGCGGCGTCCTTGGCCAAGAGCCCTGCGGCAGGCCTCCTCGTCATGGTGGCCGGACTGGCGACGGTGGGGATCTCTACGCTAGTCGGCCTCGTCACGCTGCCGGTCGAGTGGGACGCCAGTTTCAGACGTGCCCTTCCAGTCTTCCGACAGGGCAATTACCTGTCGCCCGAATACGAGCGGTAG
- a CDS encoding replication-associated recombination protein A, translating into MTPSHDQTSDLFGTPEGEKSVEAPLAERLRPREFADFVGQDDITASDRPLRRAIEADQLSSVIFWGPPGSGKTTLAHLVARHTKAQFVPFSAVTGGVPELRAIIKTAEQRQAINGQRTILFVDEIHRFNKAQQDAFLPHVERGTIILVGATTENPSFEVISPLLSRSLLIVLKPLSDEALGQILDRALTDLEIGLGKWNARLSPEARQRLTAYGNGDARALLTALDFVVRQQPAGPDGTRVIDGAALEAALMKKSIRYDKSGEEHYNVISAYIKSLRDSDPDGALYWLARMLEGGEDPKFIARRLVIFASEDVGNADPTGLLVATAVAQAVQFVGLPEAQINLAQGTTYLATRPKDNASYVGLLEAMEDAKAHGNLGVPLHLRNAVTSMMKGLGYGKGYRYVHDDPQAKAQGHLPESLKGRRYYRPKDA; encoded by the coding sequence ATGACCCCTTCACACGATCAGACGTCCGATTTGTTTGGGACTCCAGAGGGAGAGAAATCCGTTGAGGCTCCGTTGGCCGAACGTCTGCGCCCGCGAGAGTTTGCGGACTTCGTCGGGCAGGATGATATTACGGCGTCGGATCGACCGTTGCGCCGGGCGATCGAGGCAGATCAACTCTCCTCCGTCATCTTCTGGGGGCCGCCAGGTTCTGGCAAAACCACGCTGGCTCATCTTGTCGCACGTCATACCAAGGCGCAGTTCGTGCCTTTCTCGGCGGTTACGGGGGGTGTTCCTGAGTTGCGGGCCATCATCAAGACTGCGGAGCAACGTCAGGCGATCAACGGTCAACGGACGATTCTCTTCGTCGATGAGATTCATCGCTTCAATAAGGCACAGCAGGATGCCTTTCTCCCTCATGTCGAGCGGGGAACCATTATCCTGGTTGGCGCGACAACGGAAAATCCCTCCTTCGAAGTGATCTCACCGCTGCTGTCTCGTTCCCTGCTCATTGTGCTCAAGCCCCTATCGGATGAGGCGCTTGGGCAGATCCTTGATCGGGCGCTCACAGATCTAGAGATCGGGTTGGGGAAATGGAATGCTCGCCTTTCGCCAGAGGCCAGGCAGCGATTGACGGCCTATGGCAACGGCGATGCGAGGGCGCTTCTGACCGCGCTGGATTTTGTCGTTAGACAGCAGCCGGCTGGGCCTGATGGGACGCGCGTGATCGATGGCGCGGCGCTGGAAGCCGCGTTGATGAAAAAGTCGATCCGGTACGATAAGTCAGGGGAAGAGCATTACAACGTCATCTCCGCCTATATTAAGAGCCTGCGTGATTCCGATCCGGACGGCGCGCTCTATTGGCTCGCCAGGATGTTGGAAGGGGGAGAGGATCCGAAGTTTATCGCCCGTCGCCTGGTTATTTTTGCTTCCGAAGACGTAGGGAATGCCGATCCGACGGGGCTGCTAGTGGCAACCGCGGTCGCCCAGGCCGTGCAGTTTGTGGGGCTCCCCGAGGCGCAGATCAATTTAGCCCAGGGGACGACCTACCTCGCCACCAGGCCCAAAGATAATGCCTCCTATGTCGGACTCCTTGAGGCGATGGAAGATGCAAAAGCTCATGGAAATCTAGGGGTTCCGCTCCATTTACGGAATGCCGTTACCTCCATGATGAAGGGGCTCGGGTATGGCAAAGGTTATCGCTATGTCCACGACGATCCTCAGGCCAAGGCGCAGGGGCACCTCCCTGAATCGCTCAAGGGCCGTCGGTACTATCGACCTAAGGACGCATAA
- a CDS encoding ABC-F family ATP-binding cassette domain-containing protein, with product MLQIESVYKQYSTRVLLEGATAHLRPGSRVGLVGPNGAGKTTIFRMILEEESPDKGSIRKRPRLRIGYLPQELETITGKNVLDATHRDLYPEHEAERILMGLGFSEIDFTREVEKLSGGYRMRVALAHLLLTKPDVLMLDEPTNHLDKPTQRWFEQFLLESEMTLLLISHDTAFLDRVVTHIWDLRHRKIEEYRGNYTSFQKIRAERDAQQEAAAGRQAKEVARVQTFVDRFRYQANKASQVQSRIKQLDKVKMIEVKRDPKRVKFKFPIPPASGRQVLELQGASKRYGEKVVYEKVECSIERGQRVALVGENGAGKSTLLKMLAGALEPDKGKRTVGHGVTLHYFAQHQAETLNPEHTILESLTEVSNQAETNFLRGIAGAFLFTGDDQKKPIKALSGGERNRVALARMLVEPANTLLLDEPTNHLDPASVDMLTDALSEFPGTIIFISHDPTFLTRVCTRVIEIEEGKARSFTGDYEYYLWKKAQELESIKESSDDLKGVDREKTVGPTRAMASQAPAKSSSGDRRDLSKAQARLEKQLVRAEAEVADCETKIKARDLELANPALYKNESTKWSALQIEYDGWKKDLVRLTAKWETLSAELEDVKQKLTAFA from the coding sequence ATGCTTCAAATCGAGTCCGTCTATAAACAATATTCCACGAGGGTTCTGCTTGAAGGTGCCACAGCGCATCTCCGCCCCGGCTCGCGGGTCGGCCTGGTGGGGCCCAATGGCGCCGGCAAGACCACGATCTTCCGCATGATCCTCGAAGAGGAATCACCGGATAAAGGCAGCATCCGGAAGCGGCCTCGACTTCGCATCGGGTACCTCCCTCAGGAACTTGAAACCATCACGGGCAAAAACGTCCTGGACGCCACGCACCGCGATCTCTATCCAGAGCATGAGGCCGAACGTATCCTCATGGGGCTTGGTTTTTCCGAGATCGACTTCACCCGTGAAGTCGAAAAGTTGTCAGGCGGCTATCGCATGCGTGTGGCCTTGGCGCATCTGCTGCTGACCAAGCCAGATGTCCTCATGCTCGACGAGCCGACCAACCACTTGGACAAACCGACGCAACGCTGGTTCGAGCAATTCCTTCTGGAATCGGAGATGACCCTGTTGCTCATCAGCCACGACACGGCCTTTCTGGATCGTGTCGTCACGCACATCTGGGATCTCCGGCATCGTAAGATCGAAGAATATCGCGGCAACTATACCTCGTTCCAAAAGATCCGCGCCGAACGAGACGCACAGCAAGAGGCCGCCGCAGGACGCCAGGCGAAAGAGGTCGCACGCGTCCAAACCTTCGTCGATCGATTCCGCTACCAGGCGAACAAAGCCAGCCAGGTCCAATCGCGCATCAAGCAGCTTGATAAGGTCAAGATGATTGAGGTGAAGCGCGATCCCAAACGGGTGAAGTTCAAATTCCCCATCCCCCCAGCGAGCGGCCGGCAAGTGCTCGAACTCCAGGGCGCATCCAAACGCTATGGAGAAAAAGTGGTCTACGAAAAAGTCGAGTGTTCGATCGAACGGGGTCAGCGAGTGGCGCTGGTGGGAGAAAACGGGGCTGGGAAAAGTACGTTGCTCAAGATGCTGGCAGGCGCGCTGGAGCCGGACAAAGGCAAACGAACGGTCGGCCATGGTGTCACGCTGCACTATTTTGCTCAGCATCAGGCCGAGACGTTGAACCCGGAACATACCATCCTGGAATCTCTCACCGAAGTGTCCAACCAGGCGGAAACGAACTTCCTCCGCGGAATTGCCGGCGCCTTTCTCTTCACCGGTGACGATCAAAAGAAACCCATCAAGGCACTGAGCGGAGGGGAACGCAATCGCGTTGCACTCGCGCGGATGTTGGTCGAACCGGCGAATACGTTGCTGCTCGACGAACCGACCAACCATCTCGACCCGGCGTCGGTCGATATGTTGACTGATGCACTCTCGGAGTTCCCCGGTACGATCATTTTCATTTCCCACGACCCCACCTTTCTCACCAGAGTCTGCACGCGCGTCATTGAAATCGAAGAGGGCAAGGCCCGCAGCTTCACCGGTGACTATGAATATTACTTGTGGAAGAAAGCGCAGGAACTCGAATCCATCAAGGAATCGAGTGACGACCTGAAGGGAGTGGATCGTGAAAAAACCGTCGGGCCGACCAGAGCCATGGCGTCGCAAGCCCCGGCCAAGTCCTCATCCGGAGATCGCCGCGATTTGAGCAAGGCCCAAGCCCGCCTGGAGAAGCAGCTCGTGCGGGCCGAAGCCGAGGTCGCCGACTGTGAAACGAAGATCAAAGCTCGGGACCTCGAACTGGCCAACCCCGCACTCTATAAAAATGAATCCACCAAGTGGAGTGCGCTGCAGATTGAGTATGACGGCTGGAAGAAGGATCTTGTGCGGCTCACGGCCAAGTGGGAAACACTCTCAGCTGAACTGGAAGACGTGAAACAAAAACTGACGGCTTTTGCGTAG
- a CDS encoding PilZ domain-containing protein produces the protein MKRQSPKLAASIAATNERRKLVRATLVGSALISPKSGSKAITAVLDNVNKVGAGLHTKEKLAEAQSVTVSLAFLDSDRAEQMERLDGKVAWVKPWEKRFLIGVVWDELVTKEKNRWLYYYLEETVRSSV, from the coding sequence ATGAAACGACAGAGCCCGAAGCTAGCTGCATCGATTGCCGCCACAAACGAACGGCGTAAGCTTGTGCGGGCAACGTTGGTCGGCTCCGCGTTGATTTCGCCGAAGAGTGGCTCGAAGGCAATTACGGCTGTGTTGGATAACGTCAATAAAGTCGGCGCGGGCCTGCATACGAAAGAGAAGTTGGCGGAGGCTCAGTCAGTGACGGTGTCGTTGGCATTTCTCGATTCTGACCGTGCGGAACAGATGGAGCGTCTCGACGGAAAAGTCGCATGGGTGAAGCCGTGGGAGAAGAGGTTTTTGATCGGCGTCGTCTGGGACGAGTTGGTGACGAAAGAGAAGAACCGCTGGTTGTACTATTATCTTGAAGAAACTGTTCGATCCTCGGTCTAG